AGTGCGGAGCGGAGTTTCCTGAGGGCCAAGCGACCCGAGACGGCTGGCACTATCGATGCCCCGAAGACGACTGCGACGCCGAGGGACTCGGCGAAGGACTTCGGCGCGCCTGAGCGCCCGTAGATAGACGCTGTATCGACGCAAAAACGGACCGCTGCGGCAAATCGATGTCGGATGGATATCGACCCGTGTTGGACGCTATCATCCCTCTTCCTCCTTCATCCCCGCGCCGCGAACTCCTCGCGAGGGGTCGCGCCGTAATCGCGACGTGAGTTCGAGGTAACTCCGATACGTACTCGCGACGAAATCGTCGAGGCCGAGCGTCAGCGAGCGGGAGACTGAACCATTTTTACGCCCCCCGCGCACAGGGAGAGACAATGACCGAGTACGATTACGAGGAGCTGGGCCTCGTCGCGGGGCTGGAGATTCACCAGCAGCTCGACACCGCGACGAAGCTGTTCTGCGACTCGCCGACGGTGCGCCGCGAACCCGAGGAGGCGGCGCGAACATTCACGCGCTACCTCCACCCCACGCGGAGCGAACTCGGCGAAATCGACGAAGCGGCGCTCGAAGAGAGTCGCGTCGACCGCGAGTTCGAGTATCTCGCCTACGACACCACCTGCCTCGTCGAAGAGGACGACGAACCCCCGGCGGAACTTGACGCCGAAGCGCTCGACGTGGCGATGCAGATAGCCGAACTGATGGAGATGTCGGTCGTCAACCAGGCACACGTGATGCGGAAAATCGTCGTCGACGGGTCGAACACCTCGGGCTTCCAGCGCTCGTCGCTCGTCGCCCAGGACGGCGAGATCGAGACGAGCGAAGGTGCAGTGGGAATCGAGGATCTCCTGCTCGAAGAGGAGTCCGCCCAGCGCATCGAAGAGCGCGACGACGGCGTCCTCTATAGCCTCGACCGACTCGGCATCCCACTGGTCGAAATCGGCACGAAGCCGGACATCTCTTCGCCCGAACAGGCTCGCGAGGCCGCCGAAACCATCGGGATGCTGCTCCGGTCGACGGGGAAGGTCAAGCGCGGTCTCGGTACGATTCGACAGGACGTGAACGTCTCGATCGCCGACGGCGCGCGCGTGGAGATGAAAGGCGTCCAGAGCCTCGACGACATCGACGACATTGTCCGCAACGAGGTCGGCCGACAAGTCGAACTACTGGCCATCCGCGACGAGTTGCGGGACAGAGACGCCCACGTCGGCGACCCACAGGACGTGACCGACGTGTTCGCCGACAGCGATTCCGGTGTTATTCACGGCGCGCTCGACGCCGGCGGGAAAGTCACCGGCGTCCGCCTCGCCGGCTTCGACGGCCTCGTCGGTCGCGAACTCCAACCCGACCACCGCCTCGGAACCGAACTGTCGGACCACGCCAAGCGCCACGGCGCGGGCGGCATCTTCCACACCGACGAACTGCCCGCCTACGGCGTCACCGAGGAGGAGGTCGCGGCGCTGCGCGAGGCGGTCGGCGCGGAGTCCGAAGACGCGGTGGCCATCGTCGCTGCCGACGCCGAGACGGCGGACCTCGCCATCGACGCGGCGGCGGCGCGGGCCGAGGCCGCCATCGAGGGCGTCCCCGAGGAAACGCGCGGCGCGAACGACGGCGGAACGACGCGCTACCTCCGGCCGCTGCCGGGCGCAGCGCGGATGTACCCCGAGACGGACGTGCCGCCGGTCGAACCCGACCCCTCGGAGGTCGAGGTGCCGGAACTGCTCACCGAGAAAGTCGAACGCTACCAAGAGGTGTTCGGTCTCGACGCGGGACTAGCCGAGCAAGTGGCGTACGGCCGCCGGATGCCGCTGTTCGAGCGGGCCGTCCACGACGGCGCGGACCCGACGTTCGTCGCCGGGTTGGTCGAGAGCACCGTGACCGAACTGCGGCGCGACGACGTGGCGGTCGAGAACCTCGACGACGAGCACTTCCTGGCCGTCGTCGAACTCGTCACCGACGGTGACCTCGCCAAGGAGGGCGTCAACGAGGTGCTGACGCTTCTGGCGGAGAACCCACAGCTATCCGCCGAGGCGGCCGTCGAGGAGGCGGGGCTCTCCGGCGTGAGCGAAGACGAGGTTCGCGACGCCGTCGTCGACGTGGTCGAGCGCAACGAGGAACAGGTCGAAACGGAGGGGATGGCCGCGTTCTCCGGGCTCATGGGCGAGGCGATGGGTGCGCTCCGCGGCCGCGCCGACGGCGAAGTCGTCAGTAGCGTCCTCCGAGAAGAGATTCAAAAGCGCACCTGAGTCGAAAGTCGGGGGTCTCCGAGGTCGATTTCGACTCGCAGCGGATCGGGCTTCGGGGACCGTCGAGGACTCGTCTCTCCAACGTTTGCTCACTGTCTCTTCGACGTTTGCTCACGCCGTGTCGACGGGAACGAGCCTCATGCAACCGTTACTTCGGATCGTCACCTCGAACCCCTCGTAGTCGAACGTGACGACGCGACTGCCCGTCCAGTTCGAAGCGTTCGGCTCTCCGAACAGCGTTTCGAGGGCGTCCGGGTCGACGGTGGGGTAGAGGGGCGAAATTTCGAACGGCGGAGCGCCGCGAAGCGCCGAGACCGTCTCGACGAGCTCTTCGACGACGGAGTCGACGTGTGGGTTGAAGAGGGCGCAGTAACCGCTCGGGACCGAAGTGTCGCTCACTTGATTCTGTGTCGACATCGATCGCCTTACGATAGTGAGGTGTATAATACAGCGTATTTCCTCAAATTTGGCTGCTTCCACTCCCGCGAGAAATTCGCCCCTGACAGACTGACACGACGAGTCGACGGCGATACCTCGAACCGAGACAGCGGGCTAGCCGCGATGCACCGAACCGATATGGCGGACCTCGAACTCGGGATTACTCCTCGGCGAGTTCCTCGATGAGCGTCTCGACGCTGTAGCTCTGCAGCACGCGTTGGCTGTCGCGTAGCGTCGAGATGACGTACGTCGAGTTCGTCCGGTCGACTTCCTCGACGGCCTCGAACTCCGAGATGAGCCGTTCGACCATCTCGCTGCCGGTAAGTCGCGCGATGACGATAAAATCCGTCTCACCCATCGTGAAGTACGCCTGCGTCACCCCCTCTATCTCCATCAGTTTCTCGCCGACGTCCTCGTACGAGCCACTGTAGTCGGCCAGCACCTCGACGATGACCGTGACGCCGAGACCGAACTCCTCTAAATCGACGTCGTAGAGGTCGTTCTCGATGATACCGTCCTCCTTCAGGTTGTTCAGCCGGTAGTGAATCGTCGACACCGGGATACCCGTCGCTTCGTGGAGGCGTTCGGGACTGCCGGTCCCGAGGTCGGAGATGGCCTTCAGAAGCGTGATGTCGCGTTCGTCCATGGCCTGTCGGTTCGGACGACGCCCCTATGTAGTCACCGGCGATTGAAAGTTGAACGTTTCTCTAACTTTGCAATCATACAATCGAGGATTCTCTAACGTCGACTCCTCGATATCCGTCACGTTCTATCTTAAACGATTCTGTTGTAGACAAGTTTAACAACTAGGGCTAATTACGAACGTGGTACGAACCAATGTCTCTCCGTCGTCTCTATCACCAACATTCGACCACAGTGTTGTTTACCCTCCTCGCGGCGTTCTGGGGAACCTCCTTCGTCGCCATCGAGGTCGGGCTTCACTACGTCCCGCCGCTGTACTTCGCGGGCGCGCGCTACGCCGTCGCAGGTGCAGTCGTCTTCGTGTACGCTGTCGCGACGAGCGACCGGTGGCTCCCCTCGGGCCGCGACGAGTGGCTCGTCGTGAGTATCGCCGGCCTGTTTCTCATCGGCGCGTACCACGGACTGCTGTACCTCGGCGAATTATGGGTATCGGGTCCCGTCGCTGCCGTCGTCATCAGCCTCACGCCCATCCTGACGGCCGCGTTCGCGAGCGCGCTCCTCCCGTCGAAGGGACTCGGTCTCGGCGAGATCATCGGTCTCGCCTTCGGCCTCGTCGGCGTCGTCGTCCTCGTCGCTCCCGACCCGACAACGCTCGAACTGGGGTCGGTTCTCGGCGTCGCGCTCGTGTTCCTCAGCGCCGTCTCGTTCGCGCTCGGCTCCGTCCTGACGCGACCGCTCGAGTCCGACCTCTCGCTGATATCGATGGAGGCGTGGGCGATGCTGCTCGGCGCGGGGTCGCTGTTCGTCGTCGGCGCGCTGCGCGGCGAGTCGCTCGCGGCGGTCCACGTGACGCCCGTCGCCGTCGCGTCGTTCCTCTACCTGACGTTCGTCTCCGGCGTCGTCGGATTTCTCCTGTACTTCGAGTTGCTCGACCGAACCGGACCGACCGAGATCAACCTCGTCGGCTACGCCGAACCGGTGGTCGCGACGTTGGTGAGTGCGGCGTTCGTCGGTCACGTAGTCGAAGCGAACGCGCTCGTCGGGTTCGTCGCCATCTTCGTCGGCTTCGGCGTGCTGAAGCGCGACGCGCTCCGCGAGTTCGTCGTCGGCGACGCGCCGGTCGCGACCGACGCGTACCCGGACGCGGACTGATCGCGTAGCAAAGAATCGAGACCACTCCCTCCCGCGATTCGCGGTCAGTCGGCCGAGAACAGCGAGCGACGCGGCGTCATGGCCTCTTCGACCTGCGTCCAGACCAGCACAACTCCGAGCGCCGCCAGCGACGCGCCGAAGGCGAACGGGACGACGAAGCCGAACGAGACCAGAAAGCCGGCGGCCAGGGGACCGAAGGCGACGCCGAAGCCGAACGCCATCGTCAGCACCGAGAGCGTTGACCCTGACTTCCCGTCGGGTGCGAGGTCACCCGCCAGCGCGAGCGCGGGCGCGAACACCATCGCCCCGGCCACGCCCTGCGCGAACCGGGCGGCGAACATCAGCCACGGGTCGTAGATGACTCCCTGCACCAGCGTCGTCGGGACCAGAAGGACCGTGCCGGCCACGATGAACACCTTCCGGCCGTAGAAGTCCGTCGCCCGGCCGATGGGAACCTGCAGGAATATCTGAGCCAGGACGAACGCCGCGAACTGGAGACCGAACAGCGTCGGTCCCTGGTCGAGTCGCGTGTTGATGATGTCGCCCAGCGTGGCGAACAGCGCGATGCCGACCGCCATGAAAAAGGAGACGACGCCGAGCGTGAACACGGGGTCGAGAAAGCCCCGTCCGCTCCGGTCGAGAACGGAGAATCCGTCGAGAGCGCCCGCGTCCGCCTCGTCCGCCGCCGCGTCGGTCTCGATTTTATCGGGGTCGCGAATCAGCGAGAGGATGAGAAAGAAACTGACGCTCGCGGTGAGCGTGGCGAAGTAGAACGCCGCGTCGAAGCCGCTGAACTGGATTTGCGTTCCCCTCAGACCGACCGTGTACGGTCCGGCTGAGACGACGGCCCCCGCCGCGATGGGACCGACGCCGAAGCCGACGAGTCTGAACGTGTTGTACGTCCCCATGTTGCCGCCGCGGTTCGACTCCGACGCCAAGTCGTTGACTAGCGCGACGGTCGTCGGGATGATCAGCGCCCCGGCGACCCCCTGCAGCACGCGCAGTCCGACGAGGTGCCAGTACGCCGACGCCAGCGAATACGAAAAACTCGCCACGCCGATGAGCAGCAGTCCGGCCAGGACGAATATCTTTCGCCGACCCGTCCGGTCCGACAGTCGCCCGGTGAACGGCTGGAGCGGGCTGTTGACGAAGCCGAAAAGCGAGAGCACGACGCCGGTGACGGCGACCTCCGTCAATCCGAAGGTGTTCCCCGAGACGAGTTCGCTGCCGATGAAAAGCGGGAGAACGACGATGAGAAACGAGTTGCCCACCGACTCGGTCATCCGGGCCAACGCCAGCGCGAGCACCTGCGAGTTGACGCCCAGTCGGTTCGACATCAGTCCGAACTCACCGTACTTGACCGCGTCATACCCCCGGTTCGAAGTCTCGACGCAATACCGTTGTGGAAGCGGCGGCCGAGGAGCAAAAATCTCGTCGAGTTCCGCAACCGACCGGGACAGTTCGCTCGACCGCCGCGCTGCAAAACTATTTGCGCCGCTCGCGTGTCTGGACGGACATGCCGATTTACTTCGAAGACCTCACGGTCGGCGAGACGACCGAGTTCGGCAAGTACGAAGTGACGCAAGAGGAGATAGTCGAGTTCGCCGAGCGCTACGACCCGCAGTTCTTCCACGTCGACCCCGAAAAGGCTGAAGAGACGATGTACGGCGGTCTCATCGCCTCGGGCTGGCACACGGCGTCGATGACGATGCGGATGCTCGTCGACGGGTTTCTCTCCGACGCGGCCTCGCTGGGTGCGAAGGGCGTCGACGAACTCCGCTGGTACCGGCCGGTTCGCCCGGGCGACGTGCTGACCCTGCGCAACGAGGTACTGGAGAAGGAGGTCGAGAGCGACGAGCGCGGCCTCGCGCACGTCCAGACGACGACGCTCAATCAATCGGGTGAGGCGGTGTTCTCGATGGTCGGGGTGGTGATGTTCGGTCGCGAGTAGCGGTGATTCGAGGGACTACCGCCAGCGGTCGGGTTCGTCGTACTTCTCCAGCAGGTCGCGTCGGTGCCGGAGTTGTCGGTTCGTCCGCCGAAAGAGACCCAGAAGCGTCGAGATCTCGCGGTCGGTCGGGTGCGACCGGCCGACGAGACGGCGCATCAAGCGCGTCGTCTTCTGACGCTTGTGGTCGTCGTAACCGGTCGCGTTGAGCAGGTCGCCGAACAGGTCGTAGAAGCGCTCGATGTCCTCCTCGGGCGCGCGCGACCGTTCCACGTCGGGCAACTGTCTCTCCTCGACGGTCAACTCGCGGAGTTCGTACATGAGCACGGTCGCCGCCTGTCCGAGGTTGAGCACGGGGTACTCCTCGCTGGCGGGGATCGAGCAGATCTCGTCCATCCGCTCCAGTTCCTCGTTGTTCAGCCCCGTCCCCTCGCGGCCGAAGACGAGCGCTGTGCGCGTCTCGACCGATTTTAGGGTCTCACGGAGTTCGACGGGGGTCTTGAACGGGTAGCGGATGTGCCGACGGCTGTCCTCGTTCGTGATGGCCGTGGTGGCGACGGTGTGGTAGTTCTCGATTATCTCGTCTAACTCGACCGTCTCCGCGTTCGGGAGCACGTCCTCACGGGCGTGTCCGGCGAAGCCGTAGGCGTCGCCGTCGCGGTGCAGTTCCGGCGGGTCGACGAGTTTCAGTTCGGAGAGACCGAAGTTCTTCATCGCCCGCGCGATGGTACCGATGTTGCCGGGCGTCTTCGGTTCGACGACGACGACGACGGGTTTCTGCCTGCTCATTTCCGCGGATACTCTCGGCCGAGGTCGACGCCGTCGAGGTCCAGCTCCTCCGGTTCGTCCTCGTCGTCTGCGTCCGCTTCGGTCTCGGCGTCGCCGTCGCCGCCGACATCTGCCTCGTCCGCGTCGGGGCCGTACGCGCGCAGGTCGATGCGCTCGCCCTCGAACTCCTCGTTGAGGCGGTCCTGTAGTTCCTGGGCGTCGGGGGGACTCGGCATGTTCTCGGGGTCGGTCTCGACGTGTTCCATCCCGCCGTAGCCGTCGGGGGCGCGGCCACCGTCGGCGAACCACTCCTGAAACTCGTCGCGGAACAGTTCGTCGCCGACGAACTCGCGGCCGCCCGCCTCGCGGAACCAGTAGAGGAAGTCCGCCTCGTGCTGGTCGCAGAGGACGACTTCGTTGAGCGGTTCGCCGTAGACGATGGTCGCCTGTCGGCAGCGCTCGATGTTCTCGTCGCCGTGCACGAGGTAGCAGGCCTGACACGGCTTCTCTACGAGCAGGCTCAGGCGGAGGAGTCGCTGGCGGGGGTCCTCCGGAATCTCGTCAAGGGGTTTGAACTCACCCTCGTCGGTGAAGATTTCGGACTCCTCGAACCGCCATCCGCGGAGTCCGACGCTGACTTTCGCCATTAGGCGGTGGTAGCCGGCGGTCGGATAAAAAGCACGTGACTTCGACGATGCTGAGTTACTGCGCCACTTCGACCGCCAGCCTGCGCTCGACGTACTTCGCCAGCACGTCCGCTTCGAGGTGAACCGGGTCGCTGACGTCCTTCTCCGAGAACGTCGTCAGCTGAAGCGTCTCGGGAATCGCGGCGACGGTAAAGCTCCGGTCGCCATAGTCGGCGACGGTCAGCGACGCGCCGTCGACGGCGACGGCCCCCTTCTCTACGAGGTAGCCCGCAAACGAGTTGGGAACGTCGAAGACGAACTCGACGCCCTCGGCCTGCTCGCGGATTCCCGCGACGGTGCCCGTGGCGTCGACGGTTCCTTTGACGACGTGGCCGTCGAAGCGGCCGTCGGCGGGCATCGGTCGTTCGAGGTTCACCGCGTCGCCAACGCGGAGGTCCGAGAGGTAGGTGCGCCCCAGCGTCTCCTCGGTGGCGAACGCCTCGAACCAGTCGTCGCTCCGGCGTTCGACGGTGAGACAGACCCCGCTGACGGCGACGCTTTTGCCGACGGCGAGGTCGGTCGCGAAAGCGGTTTCGACGCGGAGACGGCGGCCTTCCGCGGCGGATTCGGTCTTCGAGATGGTACCGGTCGTTTCGACCAAGCCAGTGAACATGTGCTGACAGATGTGCGACCGTATGAAATTCGTTATGGTTCTCAGAACTGTTATTGTTTACTCCCGGTCTGCACCTCGCGCTCCGCCTCGCGGAGTCGGGAGACCCGGTCGCTCACCGACGGATGCGTCCGCAGGAACGTCCGGTAGACGAACGCCTCGTAGCGGTCCGAGTAGTAGGTCATCGTCGCCGGTCGGTCGCCCTCCGCGCCGAGCATGATCGGCTCGTCGGGTTCGACCTGTTCGGGCGAGACGACGGTGAACGCGGCGACGCTCCGGGCGCTCCGGAGGTCTTTGACCGGGTGTTTTCGGAGTTCCATATCGATGGACCCGAGCGCGCTCGCCAGCGACGCCGGGTCGCCGGTGATGGCGACGGCCCCGCGGTCGGCGGCGAGTTCGCGCACGCGGGAGAACGATGCGATGAGCGAGCGCCCAACGAACGAGAACAGACCGGCGACGAGGGCGACGACCAGCCCCGCAACTCCGATGACTCCGCTTTTACCTTCTCCGAGTTTCTCGGCGATGTCGTGCAATCGGCTCGCCGTCGCCGTTGGGAGCGAGAGCGCGGTCATCAGCGCCACGTCGCGGTTCTTCACGTGTGCGAGTTCGTGGGCGACGACGGCCCGTAGCTCCGCGTCGTCGAGCGCGCTGAGCATCCCGAGCGAGACGACGAGCGTCGCGCTGCCCGCCGTGTAGCCCGTGACGAACGCTTCGGGCGTGTCGTCACCGGACACCGCGATGGCGGGCATCGGAAGGTGGGCTTGCTGGGCGACGCTGCTAGCGATGCGGTGAAGTCGCGGCAACGTATCGGCGTCCACCTCGTAAGCGTCCACCTCACCGACGACACGCGCGCCCTGCGTGAGCTCGAGCGCGGCGAGCGCGAGCAACACGATGCCGACGGGGACGAGCGAAACGTGCCACGGGAAGCCGAGAGACATCGCGGCGGCGCCGAATCCAGCGACGAAGGCGACGACGAACGCGACGGCGACGACGAGGAGGACGACGGCGAGCGCCATTCGAGTCAGGAGGGACCTGTCGATACGTTGAACTCTCATTCAAATTCTATAGCTCCGTCGCTCGTCGAGAATCGTCGTTACGCACTCTGGCGTCCATCGATCTTGTTTCGGACAGCCCGTTGATAGTTATGGACGCCATTCCGCTCGGAAAACCCGACTGAATCCCCGAACTACCGACACCGCACGGCCTATCACGGATGCGTCCTACCGGAGATACATGCGAAACGTGGACGCCGCCGGTCTCGGCATCGGCGACGACTATCCGCCCCGTATCATGGGCGTACTCAACGTCTCGAAGGAGTCGCCGTACGAACCAAGCGTCTTCAACGACGTCGCCGAGGCGGCCGACTACGTCGACACCGCGCTCATCGACGAGGGCGCAGACATCGTCGACGTGGGTCTCGAATCGGCGAACAAGCGGTTCGAGGTACTCTCCGCGGAGGACGAACTCGAACGCCTCGACACCGCAATCGAGGTGCTGGAACACGTCTCCGGCGACGCGGTGTTCTCCATCGAGACGCGGTACCACGAAGTCGCCGACGAGGCGCTCTCGCGCGGCTTCGACATGGTCAACGACATCTGCGGCTTCGCGGACCCGAAGATGCCCGCTGTGTGCGAGGCTCACGACGTCGCCATCGCCAAGATGGCAAGTCCGCCGGACCTCAAACGACCGGGAGCGGTCGAGGACGTCGACGACATATACGAGGCACTGAAGCGCAACGGCCTGACGGACAAGACCATCGTCGACCCGGCGTTCGGCGGGTGGTCCGAGGAGAAGACGCTCGAAGACGACCGCGAGACGTTCCGTCGCCTCCGGGAATTTCGCGGGCTCGGTCAGCCGATTCTCGTCTCCATCAACCGGAAGAACTTCCTCCGCGAACTCGCCGGCCGCTCCACCGAGGCGGCGCTGCCGGTCAGCCTCGCCGCCACCTCCATGGCGGTCGAGCGCGGTGCCCACGTCGTTCGCACCCACGACGTGACGGAGACGCGCGATGCGGCGCTCGTCGGCGCAGCGTTCGCGCGAGCGCGCGTCCGCGAGGACGGCGACGAGAGCGACGTTCGGGTCGAGGAACTCGACGTGACGACGCCGCACGAGGCGGCCCGGCACATCGAACGCGTCGGCGGCGACGAACGGGCCGCACCCGAGTTCGTCTCGAACGTGTTCGAGTTCTCGTCGCTGTCGCCCGAAGAGCGCGGAGCGCTCGTCGCCGCGACGAAGGAGTCAGGAGCGATGCTCGTCGGCGGCGACACGGGACGGGCGCTGCTCGTCGGTACCTCGGGTGCGATCACCCGAACTACGACCGCCGCATCGGGTGTCTCAGATGCCTTCGACGACGTTCTGGAGGAAGTCGCGGAAACATTCACGTACGAGAAAACTTATGGCGAACGGGCCTGAACCGAGCAAGTGGACGCCGGAACGGCACGCGGGTAGGGGTACTTGGTGCCACTCCGGCCCATACCGTAATATTATCGCCGAGCGTTCGCCCCGCGAACACCGGCGACGCGATTCGACGTGCGTAGCGACGCGAACCCTCACGAACCGCGAGCGACTGCCCTCTCGGCCGAGGGGGTCCGCGGCGTGAACTTCGAGACGTGGGAACCCGTCTACGAGCGGCTACTCGCGGAGTTCGGGTTCGACCGCGAGGCGGACGAACGCGCTCGCGACGAACTGGCGGAACTCAGCGAGCCGTTCGACGAATCGCGTCTGCGCGTCGTCGACGGCGCGAGCGTCGCCGTCGTCGGTGCAGCACCGTCGCTCGCCGACGAAGTCGACCGCGCCGCCGCCGCGGACTACGTTTTCGCCGCGTCGACGGCCGTCGACGTGCTGTGCGACCGCGGCGTCTCGGTCGACCTGATGGTGACGGACCTCGACAAAAACCCCGAGACGGCCCGCGAGTTGACCCGGCGAGGCGTCCCGGTAGCGGCGCACGCCCACGGCGACAACCGCTCGGCGATTCGCGAGTGGGTCCCGCGGTTCCGGTCGGAGAACGTGCTGGCGACGACGCAGGCAGCCCCCGTAGGAGCCGTCGTCGACTACGGCGGGTTCACCGACGGCGACAGAGCGGCGTTTCTGGCCGACGAGTTCGGGGCCCGGGAGCTGAAATTCGCCGGATGGCAGTTCGACGACCCGACGGTCGACGAGACGAAAGCGAGAAAACTCGCGTGGGCCGAGCGTCTCCTCGGGTGGCTGGAACGACGCCGAGGCGAGCAGTTCTCGGTGCTCGACGGACGGCGGTCGGCCCCCGAACCGCTCGACGAAGAGGGACGAGATTTCGGCGACGAGACGCGGGAGTGAGTGGAACAGGGGTCAGCGAGCCTCGTTTCGTAAGTTTCGTTAGTAAGTGCGTATCAAAATAGTTATGACCGACGGCTATTTATCGTGAATCGATTGTCGATGCTGACGGTTTGAGCAACCGATACAGTACACGTGAAGGTGGTGGAACCGCTCTGTGGTTTCACGCGCATCGGCAATCTCTCATCTCTTGTTTCGACGCCGATCAGCGACGCGACCGTCGGACTCGGTCGGTGGTGACCGCCGTCAGTCGACGAACGCACCGTCGACGGCGTCGTACTCTGCCTCGAAGTAGCGAACGTCGCAGTGCGTACAGGTCGCCGCGATGACATCGTAGTTCCGGCAGCACGATTCGACGGTGCGCTCGCCGAGTTCGACCGAACCACCGCAGGCCGGACAGCGCTCGACGCAGGCGCGAAGCCCGCTAAGAACCTGCCCGCGAACGTCGACGGAGAGTCGGCGCCACACGTCGGAGCGATCGGCGAGTTCGGCGCTCGCCGCCATGTCCGCCGCGAACGCCTCCCGCGACTCCCACTGGCCCAGCCAGTCGTCGTCGAACCACGCGGCCACGGCGTTTCCGTGGTCGCTCAGCGACACCCGTTCGGCGTCGACGCCGAGCGTTTTGGCGAGCTGGCCGACGCCTCCGTC
This genomic stretch from Haloprofundus salilacus harbors:
- a CDS encoding Lrp/AsnC family transcriptional regulator; translated protein: MDERDITLLKAISDLGTGSPERLHEATGIPVSTIHYRLNNLKEDGIIENDLYDVDLEEFGLGVTVIVEVLADYSGSYEDVGEKLMEIEGVTQAYFTMGETDFIVIARLTGSEMVERLISEFEAVEEVDRTNSTYVISTLRDSQRVLQSYSVETLIEELAEE
- a CDS encoding DMT family transporter translates to MSLRRLYHQHSTTVLFTLLAAFWGTSFVAIEVGLHYVPPLYFAGARYAVAGAVVFVYAVATSDRWLPSGRDEWLVVSIAGLFLIGAYHGLLYLGELWVSGPVAAVVISLTPILTAAFASALLPSKGLGLGEIIGLAFGLVGVVVLVAPDPTTLELGSVLGVALVFLSAVSFALGSVLTRPLESDLSLISMEAWAMLLGAGSLFVVGALRGESLAAVHVTPVAVASFLYLTFVSGVVGFLLYFELLDRTGPTEINLVGYAEPVVATLVSAAFVGHVVEANALVGFVAIFVGFGVLKRDALREFVVGDAPVATDAYPDAD
- a CDS encoding riboflavin synthase — protein: MFTGLVETTGTISKTESAAEGRRLRVETAFATDLAVGKSVAVSGVCLTVERRSDDWFEAFATEETLGRTYLSDLRVGDAVNLERPMPADGRFDGHVVKGTVDATGTVAGIREQAEGVEFVFDVPNSFAGYLVEKGAVAVDGASLTVADYGDRSFTVAAIPETLQLTTFSEKDVSDPVHLEADVLAKYVERRLAVEVAQ
- a CDS encoding MaoC family dehydratase; amino-acid sequence: MPIYFEDLTVGETTEFGKYEVTQEEIVEFAERYDPQFFHVDPEKAEETMYGGLIASGWHTASMTMRMLVDGFLSDAASLGAKGVDELRWYRPVRPGDVLTLRNEVLEKEVESDERGLAHVQTTTLNQSGEAVFSMVGVVMFGRE
- the folP gene encoding dihydropteroate synthase, translated to MRNVDAAGLGIGDDYPPRIMGVLNVSKESPYEPSVFNDVAEAADYVDTALIDEGADIVDVGLESANKRFEVLSAEDELERLDTAIEVLEHVSGDAVFSIETRYHEVADEALSRGFDMVNDICGFADPKMPAVCEAHDVAIAKMASPPDLKRPGAVEDVDDIYEALKRNGLTDKTIVDPAFGGWSEEKTLEDDRETFRRLREFRGLGQPILVSINRKNFLRELAGRSTEAALPVSLAATSMAVERGAHVVRTHDVTETRDAALVGAAFARARVREDGDESDVRVEELDVTTPHEAARHIERVGGDERAAPEFVSNVFEFSSLSPEERGALVAATKESGAMLVGGDTGRALLVGTSGAITRTTTAASGVSDAFDDVLEEVAETFTYEKTYGERA
- the gatE gene encoding Glu-tRNA(Gln) amidotransferase subunit GatE: MTEYDYEELGLVAGLEIHQQLDTATKLFCDSPTVRREPEEAARTFTRYLHPTRSELGEIDEAALEESRVDREFEYLAYDTTCLVEEDDEPPAELDAEALDVAMQIAELMEMSVVNQAHVMRKIVVDGSNTSGFQRSSLVAQDGEIETSEGAVGIEDLLLEEESAQRIEERDDGVLYSLDRLGIPLVEIGTKPDISSPEQAREAAETIGMLLRSTGKVKRGLGTIRQDVNVSIADGARVEMKGVQSLDDIDDIVRNEVGRQVELLAIRDELRDRDAHVGDPQDVTDVFADSDSGVIHGALDAGGKVTGVRLAGFDGLVGRELQPDHRLGTELSDHAKRHGAGGIFHTDELPAYGVTEEEVAALREAVGAESEDAVAIVAADAETADLAIDAAAARAEAAIEGVPEETRGANDGGTTRYLRPLPGAARMYPETDVPPVEPDPSEVEVPELLTEKVERYQEVFGLDAGLAEQVAYGRRMPLFERAVHDGADPTFVAGLVESTVTELRRDDVAVENLDDEHFLAVVELVTDGDLAKEGVNEVLTLLAENPQLSAEAAVEEAGLSGVSEDEVRDAVVDVVERNEEQVETEGMAAFSGLMGEAMGALRGRADGEVVSSVLREEIQKRT
- a CDS encoding HalOD1 output domain-containing protein, which encodes MSDTSVPSGYCALFNPHVDSVVEELVETVSALRGAPPFEISPLYPTVDPDALETLFGEPNASNWTGSRVVTFDYEGFEVTIRSNGCMRLVPVDTA
- a CDS encoding RNA methyltransferase, giving the protein MSRQKPVVVVVEPKTPGNIGTIARAMKNFGLSELKLVDPPELHRDGDAYGFAGHAREDVLPNAETVELDEIIENYHTVATTAITNEDSRRHIRYPFKTPVELRETLKSVETRTALVFGREGTGLNNEELERMDEICSIPASEEYPVLNLGQAATVLMYELRELTVEERQLPDVERSRAPEEDIERFYDLFGDLLNATGYDDHKRQKTTRLMRRLVGRSHPTDREISTLLGLFRRTNRQLRHRRDLLEKYDEPDRWR
- a CDS encoding M48 family metallopeptidase — protein: MRVQRIDRSLLTRMALAVVLLVVAVAFVVAFVAGFGAAAMSLGFPWHVSLVPVGIVLLALAALELTQGARVVGEVDAYEVDADTLPRLHRIASSVAQQAHLPMPAIAVSGDDTPEAFVTGYTAGSATLVVSLGMLSALDDAELRAVVAHELAHVKNRDVALMTALSLPTATASRLHDIAEKLGEGKSGVIGVAGLVVALVAGLFSFVGRSLIASFSRVRELAADRGAVAITGDPASLASALGSIDMELRKHPVKDLRSARSVAAFTVVSPEQVEPDEPIMLGAEGDRPATMTYYSDRYEAFVYRTFLRTHPSVSDRVSRLREAEREVQTGSKQ
- a CDS encoding MFS transporter, with protein sequence MSNRLGVNSQVLALALARMTESVGNSFLIVVLPLFIGSELVSGNTFGLTEVAVTGVVLSLFGFVNSPLQPFTGRLSDRTGRRKIFVLAGLLLIGVASFSYSLASAYWHLVGLRVLQGVAGALIIPTTVALVNDLASESNRGGNMGTYNTFRLVGFGVGPIAAGAVVSAGPYTVGLRGTQIQFSGFDAAFYFATLTASVSFFLILSLIRDPDKIETDAAADEADAGALDGFSVLDRSGRGFLDPVFTLGVVSFFMAVGIALFATLGDIINTRLDQGPTLFGLQFAAFVLAQIFLQVPIGRATDFYGRKVFIVAGTVLLVPTTLVQGVIYDPWLMFAARFAQGVAGAMVFAPALALAGDLAPDGKSGSTLSVLTMAFGFGVAFGPLAAGFLVSFGFVVPFAFGASLAALGVVLVWTQVEEAMTPRRSLFSAD
- a CDS encoding HVO_2901 family zinc finger protein — its product is MNVLRESKGRDVLLCRKCGAEFPEGQATRDGWHYRCPEDDCDAEGLGEGLRRA